The following are encoded together in the Mumia sp. Pv4-285 genome:
- a CDS encoding DUF559 domain-containing protein, with protein sequence MKPIPVVLREGPFTTATARAVGFRPQDLQGKRFRQLFRGVYVVTDLPMTFELLLRAALLLLPDDTIASHLTALRLWGLDVRRPLPLHFSTNTTAQVRRDGIRLHRRRGRLRAYVRERIACTGPDRTYVDCATIVNLVELVQAAEHLVHVGHTTPATLRTYLEQCHIDGVVRARRAFAYVRERAESPMETLVRLALVFARLPDPDCNPDLFDTGGRFVARGDLVYWRYLVIVEYDGAWHERSKKQRARDRTRREALEKLGWTIIVVLEDDLANKKAIVWRVYGALRDNGYDGPRPHFNAMWTRWFA encoded by the coding sequence ATGAAACCCATCCCCGTGGTCCTTCGCGAGGGCCCGTTCACCACGGCAACGGCACGTGCGGTCGGCTTTCGGCCACAGGACCTCCAGGGCAAGCGCTTTCGACAGCTCTTTCGCGGCGTCTACGTCGTCACCGATCTGCCGATGACGTTCGAGCTCCTGCTCCGCGCGGCGCTGCTCCTGCTCCCCGACGACACGATCGCCAGCCACCTGACAGCACTGAGGCTCTGGGGTCTCGACGTCCGTCGCCCGCTCCCGCTGCACTTCTCGACGAACACGACCGCTCAGGTCCGACGCGACGGCATCCGCCTGCACCGGCGTCGGGGGAGGCTGCGGGCGTACGTCCGCGAACGCATCGCGTGCACCGGGCCGGACCGGACCTACGTCGACTGCGCCACCATCGTGAACCTTGTCGAGCTCGTCCAGGCCGCCGAGCATCTCGTCCATGTCGGACACACGACACCGGCCACGCTGCGGACGTACCTCGAGCAGTGCCACATCGACGGAGTCGTACGCGCGCGGCGGGCGTTCGCGTACGTCCGTGAACGGGCGGAGTCTCCGATGGAGACCCTCGTACGACTGGCGCTGGTGTTCGCACGGCTTCCTGACCCGGACTGCAATCCGGACCTCTTCGACACGGGTGGTCGGTTCGTCGCAAGGGGCGATCTCGTCTACTGGCGCTACCTGGTGATCGTCGAGTACGACGGCGCGTGGCACGAGCGCTCCAAGAAGCAGCGCGCCCGTGACCGGACGCGCCGTGAGGCGTTGGAGAAGCTCGGATGGACCATCATCGTCGTGCTGGAGGACGACCTCGCGAACAAGAAGGCGATCGTGTGGCGGGTCTACGGGGCGCTGCGCGACAACGGGTACGACGGCCCGCGTCCGCACTTCAACGCGATGTGGACCCGTTGGTTCGCCTGA
- a CDS encoding YaaA family protein, with amino-acid sequence MLVLLPPSEGKSVPRRGRPLDLDALAFPALTQTRRRIGEELVALCTLDRDKAADVLGLGPTQADAIDRDAALWTQPTARADAVYDGVLYAALDLDTLDAAARRRASRSLAFASALFGLLRPADRIPAYRLSGHLTLPGLGTIASQWRDQLGPVVEEARGSGLLVDLRSSTYAALWKPTGPRNRIATVRVLHEAGGRRTVVSHFNKATKGRIVRALLADGASPRTVSALAEALRDLGWTVEEHGSRLDVVVAEI; translated from the coding sequence GTGCTCGTCCTCCTCCCCCCGTCCGAAGGCAAGTCCGTCCCGCGGCGGGGTCGCCCCCTCGATCTCGACGCGCTGGCGTTCCCCGCGCTGACTCAGACGCGGCGTCGCATCGGCGAGGAGCTCGTCGCGCTGTGCACCCTCGACCGGGACAAGGCCGCCGACGTGCTCGGCCTCGGTCCGACGCAGGCCGACGCGATCGACCGGGATGCTGCCCTGTGGACTCAGCCGACCGCGCGTGCGGACGCGGTCTACGACGGTGTCCTGTACGCGGCGCTCGACCTCGACACGCTCGATGCCGCGGCGAGGCGGCGCGCGAGCCGGTCGCTGGCGTTCGCGAGCGCACTCTTCGGCCTCCTGCGTCCCGCCGACCGGATCCCGGCGTACCGGTTGTCGGGCCACCTGACGCTGCCCGGGCTCGGCACGATCGCGAGCCAGTGGCGTGACCAGCTCGGCCCCGTGGTCGAGGAGGCTCGGGGTTCGGGGCTTCTCGTCGACCTGCGCTCGTCGACGTACGCCGCGCTGTGGAAGCCGACCGGGCCCAGGAACCGGATCGCAACGGTCCGGGTGCTGCACGAGGCCGGCGGGCGCCGTACCGTCGTGAGCCACTTCAACAAGGCCACCAAGGGTCGGATCGTGCGGGCACTGCTGGCCGATGGCGCGTCGCCGCGCACGGTCAGTGCCCTCGCGGAGGCGCTGCGCGACCTCGGCTGGACCGTCGAGGAGCACGGCAGCCGCCTCGACGTCGTGGTCGCCGAGATCTGA
- a CDS encoding RNB domain-containing ribonuclease produces the protein MSRAYFSIAPDAVPALEGRIDAIADELEVGTGFSPEVLAEAGTAAGTVELPDLDRTDLPLLTIDPPGAKDLDQAMFIERSGDGWTVHYAIADVGSYVRPGGAIDAEAHRRGQTLYAPSRRIPLHPPALSEDAASLLPDVVRSAVLWSIDLDAEGRQRDVRVERARVRSTAQLDYEGVQAQVDAGAGPETLTLLREVGERRKDREVERGGVSLPLPSQEIERDADGSWSLSYRKLVPSESWNEQISLLTGMAAAGLMLEAKVGIVRTLPPADERSLRRLRRAARGLGISWPAEMPYPELVRSLDPTQPHHLAMLDACTGLLRGAGYATFDGDVPEDAEHSAIAAPYAHATAPLRRLADRYVSEVCLAVSGGSAVPDWARDGLALLPEVMAATGRVASKFDRAVLDLVEAVALSDAVGQTFSGVVIDADDKDAAKGSVLLDEPAVEARVVGTAPLPLGELVHVTLERADVDARTVEFRWNG, from the coding sequence ATGAGCCGCGCCTACTTCTCGATCGCCCCCGACGCCGTGCCCGCGCTCGAAGGACGGATCGACGCGATCGCCGACGAGCTCGAGGTCGGCACCGGCTTCTCGCCGGAGGTGCTCGCGGAGGCGGGGACCGCCGCCGGCACGGTCGAGCTGCCCGACCTCGACCGGACCGACCTGCCCCTGCTCACGATCGACCCGCCCGGAGCGAAGGATCTCGACCAGGCGATGTTCATCGAGCGCAGCGGCGACGGCTGGACCGTGCACTACGCGATCGCGGACGTCGGGTCGTACGTCCGCCCCGGCGGTGCGATCGACGCCGAGGCGCACCGCCGCGGCCAGACGCTGTACGCACCGTCGCGCCGGATCCCGCTGCACCCGCCGGCCCTCTCGGAGGACGCGGCGAGCCTGCTGCCCGACGTCGTTCGCTCGGCGGTCCTGTGGTCGATCGACCTCGACGCGGAGGGGCGTCAGCGCGACGTCCGCGTCGAGCGTGCGCGCGTCCGGAGCACGGCGCAGCTCGACTACGAGGGGGTCCAGGCCCAGGTCGACGCCGGCGCCGGCCCGGAGACGCTGACGCTGCTGCGCGAGGTGGGGGAGCGCCGGAAGGACCGGGAGGTCGAGCGAGGTGGCGTGAGCCTGCCGCTGCCGAGCCAGGAGATCGAGCGGGACGCCGACGGGTCCTGGTCGCTGTCGTACCGCAAGCTCGTGCCCTCCGAGAGCTGGAACGAGCAGATCTCGTTGCTGACGGGGATGGCGGCCGCTGGCCTGATGCTCGAGGCGAAGGTCGGGATCGTACGCACGCTGCCGCCTGCCGACGAGCGCAGCCTGCGCCGGTTGCGGCGTGCCGCACGCGGGCTCGGGATCAGCTGGCCCGCCGAGATGCCCTATCCAGAGCTCGTCCGGTCGCTCGACCCGACGCAGCCCCACCACCTGGCCATGCTGGACGCGTGCACCGGGCTGCTGCGTGGTGCCGGGTACGCCACGTTCGACGGTGACGTCCCCGAGGACGCCGAGCACAGCGCCATCGCCGCGCCGTACGCTCACGCGACCGCACCGCTGCGGCGGCTCGCGGACCGCTACGTCAGTGAGGTGTGCCTCGCCGTGAGCGGTGGCTCCGCGGTGCCGGACTGGGCGCGCGACGGGCTCGCGCTGCTCCCTGAGGTGATGGCCGCGACCGGGCGGGTTGCGTCGAAGTTCGACCGTGCGGTGCTCGACCTCGTGGAGGCCGTCGCACTGTCCGACGCCGTCGGCCAGACGTTCAGCGGGGTCGTGATCGATGCCGACGACAAGGACGCCGCAAAGGGGTCGGTGCTGCTCGACGAGCCCGCCGTGGAGGCCAGGGTCGTCGGTACGGCGCCGCTCCCGCTCGGCGAGCTCGTGCACGTGACGCTCGAGCGAGCGGACGTCGACGCGCGGACCGTCGAGTTCCGGTGGAACGGCTGA
- a CDS encoding TMEM165/GDT1 family protein has product MLYAFLLSTVVIFVAELGDKSQLMAMTFASRYRPRDVLIGITVATAVVHLVSVGIGFWVGEAFADAQHWITLVAGVAFLGFAAWTLRGDELSADERSKAQRSSGAAVWAVGGAFFLAELGDKTMLATIALATQEDWFGTWIGSTLGMVAADALAILLGAWLGRQLPEKVIRYGAAALFAAFGLLLIADGAGWL; this is encoded by the coding sequence ATGCTGTACGCGTTCTTGCTGAGCACGGTGGTCATCTTCGTGGCCGAGCTCGGCGACAAGAGCCAGCTGATGGCGATGACGTTCGCCTCCCGCTACCGCCCGCGAGACGTTCTGATCGGCATCACCGTCGCGACGGCGGTCGTCCACCTCGTCTCGGTCGGGATCGGGTTCTGGGTCGGCGAGGCCTTCGCGGACGCGCAGCACTGGATCACCCTCGTCGCCGGCGTCGCGTTCCTCGGTTTCGCGGCCTGGACCCTGCGCGGCGACGAGCTGTCCGCGGACGAGCGCTCGAAGGCGCAACGCAGCTCGGGCGCCGCCGTGTGGGCTGTCGGCGGAGCCTTCTTCCTCGCCGAGCTCGGCGACAAGACGATGCTCGCCACCATCGCGCTCGCGACGCAGGAGGACTGGTTCGGCACCTGGATCGGCAGCACGCTCGGCATGGTCGCGGCCGATGCCCTGGCGATCCTTCTCGGTGCCTGGCTCGGCAGGCAGCTCCCGGAGAAGGTCATCAGGTACGGCGCTGCGGCGCTGTTCGCCGCGTTCGGCCTGCTGCTGATCGCGGACGGGGCAGGCTGGCTCTAG
- a CDS encoding MarR family winged helix-turn-helix transcriptional regulator, producing MSADRVNVSPSAQRLSVDLRVIFGRLRRKLLEVTDSDDLTPSQASVLARIGKGEAVTASGLAAVERVRPQSMATLLGSLARQGLVVRTADPTDGRRQIVGLTDDGRRRVEGGRAAREAWLPQLIEDRFTEEERQTLLEAIALLDRLAQ from the coding sequence ATGTCGGCCGACCGCGTCAACGTCTCGCCCTCGGCGCAGCGCCTCTCGGTGGACCTGCGCGTGATCTTCGGCCGCCTCCGGCGCAAGCTCCTCGAGGTCACCGACTCCGACGACCTGACGCCGTCGCAGGCGTCGGTGCTGGCCCGCATCGGCAAGGGCGAGGCCGTCACCGCCAGCGGTCTCGCGGCGGTCGAGCGCGTACGCCCGCAGTCGATGGCCACGCTCCTCGGATCCCTCGCCCGCCAGGGACTCGTCGTCCGCACCGCCGACCCCACCGACGGCCGCCGTCAGATCGTCGGGCTCACCGACGACGGCCGGCGCCGCGTCGAGGGCGGTCGGGCCGCGCGTGAGGCCTGGCTGCCCCAGCTGATCGAGGACCGGTTCACCGAGGAGGAGCGGCAGACCTTGCTCGAGGCGATCGCGCTGCTCGACCGGTTGGCGCAGTGA
- a CDS encoding MFS transporter, which yields MTTVTEKPAAFDRRLLAPIMIGSVLNPINTSIIAVAMVPIATAFGAPASSTIWLVSALYLATAVGQPLAGRLVDTYGPRPVYLAGAVLTASAGLVGTFAPSLGVLVAARVILGLGTCAAYPAAMSLVRSEGDRTGRHAPGAVLTMLAVTTQTVAVAGPALGGLLIDLGSWRATYAINIPLAAACLVLGAVYLPRRAPEARAVPRSLDVVGIALFAVALLGLMIFLTVPRVALVWLPVVAVLAGVAFAVRELRCADPFIDVRVLAGNRPLLATYLRSLAGYTVSYAYVYGFVQWLQEGRGLSPSQAGLLLLPTFVTGVLVSLVTGRRPQIRGKLVVGAVAQIAVSAAILLIVRGDTPVAVLVAIAVVAGLPQGLVSLANQNALYAQADPTRMGSSAGLLRTFGYLGAIVAAVATGQLFGERASTTGVHELAVFMLGAATVFLVLTVLDRSLGRVGRSDRDDVSERGGRGGPGGRPRSRTAA from the coding sequence GTGACGACCGTCACCGAGAAGCCGGCCGCGTTCGACCGGCGGCTGCTCGCGCCGATCATGATCGGGTCCGTCCTGAACCCGATCAACACCTCGATCATCGCGGTGGCGATGGTGCCGATCGCCACGGCGTTCGGCGCTCCCGCGTCGAGCACGATCTGGCTGGTCTCCGCGCTCTATCTGGCCACCGCCGTCGGGCAGCCGCTCGCCGGCCGGCTGGTCGACACGTACGGCCCCCGGCCGGTGTACCTCGCCGGCGCAGTCCTCACCGCGAGTGCCGGGCTCGTGGGGACGTTCGCGCCGAGCCTCGGCGTCCTGGTCGCCGCCCGCGTGATCCTCGGGCTGGGGACCTGCGCGGCGTACCCGGCAGCCATGTCGCTCGTGCGCAGCGAGGGTGACCGGACGGGACGGCACGCGCCCGGTGCGGTGCTCACGATGCTCGCCGTGACGACGCAGACCGTCGCAGTCGCGGGTCCCGCGCTCGGCGGCCTGCTCATCGACCTGGGGAGCTGGCGGGCGACGTACGCGATCAACATCCCGCTCGCCGCGGCCTGCCTCGTGCTCGGCGCCGTCTACCTGCCGCGCCGCGCACCCGAGGCGCGGGCGGTGCCACGTTCGCTCGACGTGGTGGGCATCGCGCTGTTCGCCGTGGCCCTCCTCGGCCTCATGATCTTCCTGACCGTCCCGCGCGTCGCGCTCGTGTGGCTTCCCGTCGTGGCGGTCCTGGCCGGCGTCGCGTTCGCGGTCCGCGAGCTGCGCTGCGCCGACCCGTTCATCGACGTGCGGGTGCTGGCCGGCAACCGGCCGCTGCTGGCGACGTACCTGCGCAGCCTCGCCGGCTACACCGTGTCGTACGCCTACGTCTACGGCTTCGTGCAGTGGTTGCAGGAGGGTCGGGGACTGAGCCCGTCCCAGGCGGGGCTGCTGCTCCTCCCGACGTTCGTCACCGGCGTCCTCGTCTCGCTGGTCACCGGCCGTCGGCCCCAGATCCGGGGGAAGCTCGTGGTGGGCGCCGTCGCGCAGATCGCCGTCAGCGCAGCGATCCTCCTGATCGTCCGTGGCGACACCCCGGTGGCCGTCCTCGTCGCGATCGCCGTCGTCGCGGGGCTCCCCCAGGGGCTCGTGAGCCTGGCCAACCAGAACGCGCTGTACGCCCAGGCGGACCCGACGCGCATGGGGTCGTCGGCAGGCCTCCTCCGGACTTTCGGCTACCTCGGAGCCATCGTCGCCGCAGTGGCGACGGGCCAGCTGTTCGGTGAGCGCGCGAGCACCACGGGAGTCCACGAGCTCGCCGTCTTCATGCTCGGAGCGGCGACGGTGTTCCTCGTGCTGACGGTGCTCGACCGGTCGTTGGGACGGGTCGGCCGCTCGGACCGGGACGACGTCAGCGAGCGGGGCGGCCGAGGAGGCCCCGGCGGTCGGCCCAGATCTCGAACAGCAGCGTGA
- a CDS encoding DUF3817 domain-containing protein, with translation MTTIATPPQTAHPRTRTAFRVVAFAEAVSWAGLLIGMFFKWVLETTEVGVKVFGPIHGGVFMLYVVMCLVAWRTFGWSFKVAVAALASSIPPFFTLLFEIWADRRGLLGRPAR, from the coding sequence GTGACCACGATCGCCACGCCTCCGCAGACCGCCCACCCTCGCACCCGTACGGCGTTCCGCGTCGTCGCCTTCGCCGAGGCGGTGTCGTGGGCTGGCCTGCTGATCGGCATGTTCTTCAAGTGGGTCCTCGAGACGACCGAGGTCGGGGTGAAGGTCTTCGGCCCCATCCACGGCGGCGTCTTCATGCTCTACGTGGTCATGTGCCTCGTGGCGTGGCGCACCTTCGGCTGGTCCTTCAAGGTCGCCGTCGCCGCGCTGGCCTCGAGCATCCCGCCGTTCTTCACGCTGCTGTTCGAGATCTGGGCCGACCGCCGGGGCCTCCTCGGCCGCCCCGCTCGCTGA
- the map gene encoding type I methionyl aminopeptidase, which yields MTVLTSHTQSPRRSVPASVDVPEYVGKAAPTPYDGPEVRSAETIAAMRVAGRIAAQALDAVEAAIAPGVTTDELDAIGHAFIVDHGAYPSTLGYRGYPKSLCSSVNEVICHGIPDSRPLEDGDIVNIDITAYIGGVHGDTNKTYLVGDVDEESRLLVERTEESLARAIRAVRPGRQINVVGRVIESYAKRFGYGVVRDFTGHGVGPAFHDGLIVPHYDDPRYDTVIKPGMTFTIEPMLTLGSIEWDMWDDGWTATTKDKARTAQFEHTLLVTETGAEILTLP from the coding sequence GTGACCGTGCTGACCTCCCACACCCAGTCCCCGCGCCGCAGCGTCCCGGCCTCTGTCGACGTCCCCGAGTACGTCGGCAAGGCCGCACCGACGCCGTACGACGGACCGGAGGTCCGCAGCGCCGAGACGATCGCCGCGATGCGCGTGGCCGGACGGATCGCCGCGCAGGCGCTCGACGCGGTCGAAGCCGCGATCGCTCCCGGCGTCACCACCGATGAGCTCGACGCGATCGGTCACGCGTTCATCGTCGACCACGGCGCGTACCCGTCGACGCTCGGCTACCGCGGCTACCCGAAGTCGCTGTGCTCCAGCGTCAACGAGGTGATCTGCCACGGCATCCCCGACTCGCGTCCGCTCGAGGACGGCGACATCGTCAACATCGACATCACCGCCTACATCGGCGGCGTGCACGGCGACACCAACAAGACCTACCTGGTCGGCGACGTCGACGAGGAGTCGCGGCTGCTCGTCGAGCGTACGGAGGAGTCGCTGGCGCGGGCGATCCGCGCGGTGAGACCGGGCCGGCAGATCAACGTGGTGGGCCGTGTCATCGAGTCGTACGCGAAGCGCTTCGGCTACGGGGTCGTGCGCGACTTCACCGGGCACGGGGTCGGCCCCGCCTTCCACGACGGCCTGATCGTGCCGCACTACGACGACCCGCGCTACGACACGGTGATCAAGCCGGGCATGACCTTCACGATCGAGCCGATGCTCACGCTCGGCTCGATCGAGTGGGACATGTGGGACGACGGCTGGACGGCGACGACGAAGGACAAGGCCAGGACGGCGCAGTTCGAGCACACGCTGCTGGTGACCGAGACCGGCGCAGAGATCCTGACGCTGCCCTGA
- a CDS encoding thioesterase family protein — protein MSVVPRPYADVSAVHRSADGAYEAVVDADWSVGTKPNGGYLLTMLGRAAVASAGHAHVVTTSAHYLHSPDAGPVEIETAVLRKGRSADHVRATMLQDGRACVEAVFMIGTLEAGTAPRWDAGVPARPSASRADGIRVPGQSPTGLRVPVMDQVDLRLEPATASFALGRPSGSGELRGWLAFLDGADFDPLSLLYAVDAFPPATMEIKPTGWVPTLEMTVYVRALPEPGPLTILHRAQLVEADRVDETTTVWDSADRLVAQATQLAGVRLG, from the coding sequence ATGTCCGTCGTGCCCAGGCCCTATGCCGACGTCAGCGCCGTGCACCGCTCAGCCGACGGCGCGTACGAGGCGGTGGTCGATGCCGACTGGAGCGTCGGGACGAAGCCCAACGGCGGCTACCTGCTGACGATGCTCGGTCGCGCCGCGGTCGCGAGCGCCGGCCACGCCCACGTCGTGACGACCTCGGCGCACTACCTGCACTCCCCGGACGCGGGGCCGGTCGAGATCGAGACGGCGGTCCTGCGCAAGGGGCGCAGCGCCGACCACGTCCGCGCGACGATGCTGCAGGACGGACGCGCGTGCGTCGAGGCGGTCTTCATGATCGGCACGCTCGAGGCAGGCACGGCGCCGCGGTGGGACGCCGGCGTCCCCGCCCGGCCGTCGGCCTCGCGCGCAGACGGCATCCGCGTGCCCGGCCAGAGCCCGACCGGACTCCGGGTCCCCGTGATGGACCAGGTCGACCTGCGGCTCGAGCCGGCCACCGCCTCGTTCGCGCTCGGACGGCCCAGCGGCTCCGGAGAGCTCCGGGGCTGGCTCGCTTTCCTCGACGGCGCCGACTTCGATCCGCTGTCGCTGCTGTACGCGGTCGACGCGTTCCCTCCGGCGACGATGGAGATCAAGCCCACGGGCTGGGTCCCGACGCTGGAGATGACGGTCTACGTCCGTGCCCTTCCCGAGCCCGGTCCGCTCACGATCCTGCACCGCGCCCAGCTCGTCGAGGCCGACCGCGTGGACGAGACCACGACCGTCTGGGACAGCGCCGACCGCCTCGTCGCACAGGCGACGCAGCTCGCAGGCGTCCGGCTCGGCTGA
- the panB gene encoding 3-methyl-2-oxobutanoate hydroxymethyltransferase, producing the protein MSENPSATPGGSTPEEPAPYGTGSRPASPDAATAPAARKRVRTHTLAQMKARGEKWTMLTAYDQYAAQIFDEAGVHVLLVGDSAANNVYGYESSLPVTVDELMPLVRAVSRSAPHAFVLADLPFGSYQGSPEQAYDTAVRFMKEGHAHGVKLEGGAEMAPQIRRLVQGGVPVCAHIGFTPQSEHALGGYRVQGRGDAAQKTIDDALAVQEAGAFAVVMEMVPGDVAAEITKRLEISTVGIGAGVETDAQVLVWQDMMGLNGGRLPRFVKKYADLRNTMLDAARAYVSDVESGAFPGEEHTF; encoded by the coding sequence ATGTCCGAGAACCCCTCCGCCACCCCAGGTGGCAGCACGCCGGAGGAGCCCGCCCCGTACGGCACCGGCTCCCGACCCGCTTCACCGGACGCAGCGACCGCTCCCGCGGCGCGCAAGCGCGTCCGCACCCACACGCTCGCCCAGATGAAGGCGCGCGGCGAGAAGTGGACGATGCTCACCGCGTACGACCAGTACGCCGCTCAGATCTTCGACGAGGCGGGCGTCCACGTCCTGCTGGTCGGTGACTCCGCCGCCAACAACGTCTACGGCTACGAGTCTTCGCTGCCGGTCACCGTCGACGAGCTGATGCCGCTCGTGCGTGCCGTCTCCCGGTCCGCGCCGCACGCGTTCGTGCTCGCCGACCTGCCGTTCGGGTCGTACCAGGGCTCCCCGGAGCAGGCGTACGACACGGCAGTGCGCTTCATGAAGGAGGGCCACGCCCACGGGGTCAAGCTCGAGGGCGGCGCCGAGATGGCCCCGCAGATCCGCCGGCTCGTCCAGGGAGGCGTGCCGGTCTGCGCGCACATCGGGTTCACCCCGCAGTCGGAGCATGCACTCGGCGGCTACCGCGTGCAGGGACGCGGCGACGCGGCGCAGAAGACGATCGACGACGCGCTCGCCGTGCAGGAGGCCGGCGCGTTCGCGGTCGTGATGGAGATGGTGCCGGGCGACGTCGCAGCCGAGATCACCAAGCGCCTGGAGATCTCGACCGTGGGCATCGGCGCCGGTGTCGAGACCGACGCCCAGGTCCTCGTCTGGCAGGACATGATGGGCCTCAACGGAGGACGGCTCCCCCGTTTCGTGAAGAAGTACGCCGACCTGCGGAACACGATGCTGGACGCCGCACGGGCGTACGTGTCCGACGTCGAGAGCGGCGCGTTCCCGGGCGAGGAGCACACCTTCTAG
- a CDS encoding NAD+ synthase — MPQLRVALAQVNARVGDLDFNAELVLSRCREASEAGAHLVVFPEMVLTGYPLEDLAMRASMIAASRAKAEEVAARLADEGLGDLVAIVGFLDQADGVIEGPGIPKNAPQNAVAVMHGGMIVARQAKIHLWNYGVGDEIRNFVAGDVLHVVEVHGVDVATVICEDLWRDGIASAVRAAGAGLLVVPNGSPYEANKDDVRLDLCSRRAVEGEVALAYVNLVGGQDELVFDGDSLMVDAAGNLVARTAQFVEELLVVDLDLPAARRLMPPSDTRFVGLRVERTVVSSEPVAPYAPVTPPILPRLDDLEEIYRALVTGLRDYVDKNGFRSVLLGLSGGIDSTLCGAIAVDALGPDRVFGVSNPSEYSTEHSRSDAAELARRTGLDLRTVPIAPMVDAFQGALGLTGLAEENLQARVRAVVWMGLSNQEGHLVLACGNKSEVATGYSTIYGDAVGGYAPIKDVRKTLVWELARWRNAYAEARGEQPPIPENAISKPPSAELRPGQLDTDSLPPYEILDGILDAYVERDLSAAAVVAEGYDAALVERVVTLVDRAEYKRRQYPPGPKVTRRNFGRDRRVPITHRWREHLAD, encoded by the coding sequence GTGCCTCAGCTGCGTGTCGCTCTCGCCCAGGTCAATGCCCGCGTCGGAGACCTCGACTTCAACGCCGAGCTCGTGCTCAGCCGGTGCCGCGAGGCGTCCGAGGCGGGTGCGCACCTCGTCGTGTTCCCCGAGATGGTCCTCACGGGCTATCCGCTCGAGGACCTCGCGATGCGCGCGTCCATGATCGCCGCGTCTCGCGCGAAGGCCGAGGAGGTCGCCGCGCGGCTCGCCGACGAAGGCCTGGGCGACCTCGTGGCCATCGTCGGCTTCCTCGACCAGGCCGACGGCGTGATCGAGGGCCCCGGCATCCCCAAGAACGCCCCGCAGAACGCCGTCGCCGTCATGCACGGCGGCATGATCGTCGCGCGTCAGGCCAAGATCCACCTCTGGAACTACGGTGTCGGCGACGAGATCCGCAACTTCGTCGCGGGCGACGTCCTGCACGTCGTCGAGGTCCACGGCGTCGACGTCGCGACCGTGATCTGCGAGGACCTGTGGCGAGACGGCATCGCCTCGGCGGTACGCGCCGCGGGCGCCGGGCTGCTCGTCGTCCCCAACGGCTCGCCGTACGAGGCCAACAAGGACGACGTCCGGCTCGACCTCTGCAGCCGTCGCGCGGTCGAGGGCGAGGTGGCGTTGGCCTACGTCAACCTGGTCGGTGGTCAGGACGAGCTGGTCTTCGACGGTGACTCGCTCATGGTCGACGCCGCGGGCAACCTCGTCGCCCGCACGGCGCAGTTCGTCGAGGAGCTCCTGGTCGTCGACCTCGACCTTCCTGCAGCGCGCCGCCTCATGCCGCCTTCCGACACCCGCTTCGTCGGGCTGCGGGTCGAGCGCACGGTGGTCTCGAGCGAGCCCGTCGCCCCGTACGCCCCGGTGACGCCGCCGATCCTGCCGCGGCTCGACGACCTCGAGGAGATCTACCGTGCGCTCGTGACGGGCCTGCGCGACTACGTCGACAAGAACGGGTTCCGCTCGGTGCTGCTCGGCCTGTCCGGCGGGATCGACTCCACCCTGTGCGGCGCGATCGCCGTGGACGCGCTCGGTCCGGACCGCGTCTTCGGTGTCTCCAACCCCAGCGAGTACTCCACAGAGCACTCGCGTTCGGACGCGGCCGAGCTCGCCCGACGAACGGGCCTCGACCTGCGGACGGTCCCGATCGCCCCGATGGTCGACGCGTTCCAGGGAGCCCTCGGACTGACCGGCCTCGCTGAGGAGAACCTCCAGGCTCGCGTCCGCGCCGTCGTCTGGATGGGCCTGTCGAACCAGGAGGGCCACCTCGTCCTCGCCTGCGGCAACAAGTCCGAGGTCGCGACGGGCTACTCGACCATCTACGGAGACGCGGTCGGCGGCTACGCCCCGATCAAGGACGTCCGCAAGACCCTCGTGTGGGAGCTCGCCCGGTGGCGCAACGCCTACGCCGAGGCCCGTGGCGAGCAGCCGCCGATCCCCGAGAACGCGATCAGCAAGCCGCCGTCCGCCGAGCTGCGCCCGGGTCAGCTCGACACCGACTCGCTCCCGCCGTACGAGATCCTCGACGGGATCCTCGACGCGTACGTCGAGCGCGACCTGTCCGCCGCGGCGGTGGTGGCCGAGGGGTACGACGCCGCGCTGGTCGAGCGCGTCGTGACGCTGGTCGACCGCGCCGAGTACAAGCGGCGCCAGTACCCGCCGGGCCCGAAGGTCACCCGCCGCAACTTCGGCCGCGACCGCCGCGTCCCGATCACGCACCGGTGGCGCGAGCACCTCGCCGACTGA